The Priestia koreensis genomic interval CGTGTAACTATTCCTCACTCAGAGTTTCTAGAAAATCTTGAAGAATATGTATTGGTGGCTAAACCTGGAGCAGATTTTGAAAAGCGTAGCACCAGCAAGCTTTCCCAGTGGAAAAAGGAATACATTTGGCCATCTAATATGATAAATCTTTACGTGAAAATTGCTATCTTAAGCATTTTGTTAGTGGGAATGACATTAGCCATTCCCTTGTTTACACAGCGTTTAATTGATAGGGGACTTAATGATGTTACTTCATTTGCTACTATACTTGGGTCTCTCATACTAGCAATGTTTGCTATGATAGCCCTTAATTATCTCAGAACCTTTATCTCAATAAAGATCATCTATCGCTTTAGCTGGCATCTTATTGGTGGTGCATTCACACGTGTTTTATCGCTGGGAGCCAAGTATTTTACTGTAAGGGCTCCTGGGGAAATTATTTATCGACTTAACTCCCTTACAAGAATACAGCATGTTTTAGGATCCACCCTGGTCCAGGCATGCTTGGACTTTATAAGTAGTATAGCCATATTAGGATATATTTTTTGGATATCACCGTTACTTGGGACAATCGTACTTTCATTTATCCTAGCAACTTTTGTTTTTCTAGTGATTGGTCAATCTTATGTAAATGCTGCCACTGACAAGGAATTACATGAGGGGACCAATGCACAGAGCATACAGTTAGATGCGGTGGTTTCCATCAACAGCGTAAAACTAGGTGGGTATGTTCAATCTTATATTAATGACTGGAAAGAGCGTTTTAAACGATACTTAAATGCTACAAACAATAGAATGCGCATCCAGCAAGGAATAATAGGATCAATATTATCTGGAATACAAGTATTTGCACCGCTAATTATTCTTGTTAGCAGTATATATATGGCGGAATTAGGTTTCTTGACTCTTGGTCAAGCAATTGCAGTTCAATCTATTGTATCTTTATTGTTTGTTTATATGAATTCAATCTTCACAACAGCATCAGAAATTATGGTGGCAATGCGGTATATTGTCTTAGCTGAGGACATATTTGAATATCCAAAAGAACACTCCGTTGAAAATTCACATGAAATGGAGTCAGGATCAGTATCTATAAATAATCTTAGCTTTAGTTATACTTCGGATGACGTTCCTGCCATTAAAGATATTAACTTAGATATTTCCGATGGAGAAACAATTGCTCTTGTTGGTTTATCGGGATCTGGTAAAACGACACTCGGAAAAGTAATAAGCAGTTTATTTGAGTCTACTAGTGGTTCAATATATTTCGGAGGAATGGAGTATCATGAATACAACCTCGATACCCTACGAAAATCTATTAGCTATATTCCTCAGGAAGCGCATTTGCACAATCGAACAATAATGGAGAATCTTAAACTGGGGTGTCAACGTACAGAAGGAGAAATACGAGAATTTTGTGATTCATTGGGTTTTTTAGATTTTATTCGAAAGTTTCCGATGGGATATAACACAGTTATTTCAGAAACAGGAGCAAACCTATCTGGAGGACAACGCCAGCGTATTCATATAGCGCGAATTTTGCTCCAAACACCTAAATTGCTAGTGATGGATGAAGCAACTTCATCGCTGGATAATATCTCACAAACCATTGTGTATGAGGCATTATCGAGTATTAACTGTACAAAAGTTGTGATAGCACATCGACTTGCAACGATCCTAAATGCTGATCGCATTGTCGTGCTTGAAAATGGATGCATTGTAGAAGTTGGATCTCATGAAGAATTAATAGTTCAAGATGGCTTATATGCAGAACTGTTTAGTGCAGAGCTTAAAAAGGAGAGTTTGGAATGCAGTTAGTAGCGGAGAAACTTGTCTATGCTGTGGAAAATTTATTTGCCGATGAAATAAACCAAACGAAAGATAAAGTAAAAGAACATCTATCTAAACAAAATTGTGTGGCTCATGCAGAAATAGCATCTATGGATTGTTTACATACATTACTGCAATATCACGTATGGAGACTATGTCATAAAACGTTTGTATATGAATTTCACAAATATCGAGAAAGTTTGTCTTATCCAGCAGATCCGTCATCCTCAAAGATATTTGATCAATATGTTAGCACGATTGACAAAGAAATCGTAAGTAAGTGGTTCGAAAAATATGATTTTCTAAAAAAAATGATTACACAATCCGTAAAGAATACACGTTCTTTCATTGAAAGTGTATCGCAACACTTTAGCAACGATGCTGCTTTACTCTTATCAAAAGGTTTGATTAAATCAGGGGCAAAGTTGCAGTCTATTACACCTCTTGAATCAGATCCTCATAATGGGTCAAAAGTGAATCTTTGTTTGGAGTTTGAATCATCAATTAAGCTGCTCTATAAGCCTCGCTCTTTAGAGGTGGACGTTTTAATAGATAATTTATTTTCGGAAACGTTAAAATTTGATGCTCTGCAAGGTCATTCTCCGGTTCCTAGAACCATTAATCGAGACAAGTATGGTTGGCAGGAGTTTGTGCAACATACATCGATAAATCAGCTAGAGACTAGTGATGCTTATTATAATTTAGGTTTATGTGCGGCGGTGTTTAGCTGCCTTGGAGCAACAGATTTACATGATGAGAATATTATTTTTAACGGTACATTCCCTTATTTTGTTGATTTAGAAACAAGTTTGCAGCCCAAATACCATGATGGTCGTGGTCATTCTCTTCCAGAACTAATGCAGGGAAGGATCATGCGTTCAATTGCTAACACATCGATTATTCCAGCTAAACAATTAACACTTCCACATGAAATATTAATTGGTGCAATTAATACACCGTATCCACAAGAAACAAACGAAATGGTTTTTACATTAAAAAATGCAGGTACAGATGCAATAGACTTGGCCAAGGAAAAGATTACGGTTAAGCGAACAACTGTCCCAATTACCTTAGTCGGTAATCAGCCACCTGATCCACTTCCATTTCAAAAAGATTTTCTTAATGGTTACTCAGATGGATATGAAAAGGTAATGGATAAACGAGAACAAATTTATTCAACATTAACTCATATTGAATGTTCAGTTAGGGTTGTTATTAGACCTACATCTCAGTATTACTTTATGTTGGATGCTTGCTTGTTTCCGGAAAATCTAATTGATGAAACTACAATCAATAAAGTCTTACATTATTTAAAACCGCCTAAGCTAGTTAGAGATTCGGAAATAGCTAAAAAGACCTTGAAGGAAGAAATTCGGTCTATAAAAGCTGGAGATATTCCGCATTTTTCGATAAAAGCAAATGATAAGCGTTTATATTCCATGGACTTTGTTTCAAATGACATATTTGATGTGTCACCCGCAAATAACGCAATAACGATGTTACAGGAGCTTTCAGAGGAAAAACTAATACATGATCAGCGCATAATTGCAGAAGGCTATTCGGAAATTAGAATACATGAATCTAAGTACAAAAACATTGAGGACTTAGGCTATCAATCACCGCTTTTTTCAAATGCCTTGCAAAAAGTGACAAAAGATAATCCCGATCCTTTAGTGGAGTTAATACAGTCTTTAGCTATTACGACTAAAGGAGATAATGCTGAAACTGGATGGATCGGAGGAGTTTATGGAAATATTCCAATCTCTTATGATTCTATTGCTTTAATTTCGCTTCATGACACGGGAGGTATTTTATTTCTTTTAGAGCACATGAAAGAGTACAAGCAATCATCCCAAGAGTACATTGAGCTTCTAAATCAGGCTAATAAAGGTTTAAGTTCTCTTCGTCATGCATTTTCTGCGCAATTAGAATCTGCACCAAAATCTATTATATCGGGTGCAAGTTCGTTAGATTTTGTATTTGGTCATCACTTAACTAGAGCGAAAGAAATAGAAGATGTAGCAACGCAGCTTTTATCAGAAGATACAGCAATTGGAGATGCGTTTATTGGTCTAACGGGTTTGGGGCTCACATTAGCATCCTTTTCTAATACACCAAATGAGACATTAAGAGAATTAGAATCCAAGATTTTTATCGAGAGTTCCTCCGCAATGTTACCTAGTGATGGAATAGCACATGGAAATTTAGGAACGATTTGGTCGCAATTTAGATTGTCTTATGCTTTAAAAAACATGGAAAAATGTAATCAATTGTTAGAACAGGCGCTACAAATATCCTTTCCTAATTCTGCAGGTTGGTGTAACGGAAATGCGGGGTTGTTAATGGTTCTAGCCGAAATGGCAAGTTTGTTAAACCAACCAATAGATTTATATGAAGTAGCAAAAAGATCCACTGAGCTATTTAAAGATAGACCTGTAGATTTATCTATATGTCATGGGGCTGCAGGGGTACTTCAATCCCTACTGTTTGCCTATCAGGCTCTAGGGGATTCATGGTATCTTTCACTTGCAAATCAGTATTGGGAAAACACTTTAAACCTAGCTAAGACAAACGGATTCTATACTGGGGAAAAGAATAGAGATTATCTTTTGGGCTACTTCCTTGGGTGGAGTGGAGTAGCTGATTCAGCTCTTATGTTAAAGATGTATAACAACAATAAGTCTATATGGTTCCCGCTTAATCTGAGTTCTGTTTCGTATCAACAAAACTATGCGTACAAGATTAATCCTCCCAAAAGAAATTTGGAGGAAATGTCACAGTAAAGTATGAGGCTATAAAAAAGCTCCTTTGGTATGAGGGTTTATTATCAAAGGAGTGTATATACATATGTGCAAGGGGTTTTATAGGTATATAGGCAAATGAACGGATGTTAAAGGGATTTATAAATAAAATTTAGGTGTAGTGGGGAGAAGATAAAATGCGTTCATTAGTAGCAATTAATCCTAATAAAAAAGAATCAATGGAATATACAGAATTAGGAACTGTTAAGTTTGGAGAAGTAAATATACTGTTTGGTGCAATTGACTGTGACCAACCCACTTTTGATACTGCAAATGTGAAAAACGACGAGTATGTATTGGTACGCGTAACCGCATTTTCATGTAATTATCGCGATAAAGCCTTATTAGTTGAAAACTACAATTCGATTATACGATCTGACCGATTATTTGTTCCATTTGGGTCAGAATTTAGCGCAGAAGTTGTTGCTGTTGGTAAGGGGGTACATGAGTTTGAGATTGGTGATGGTGTAATATCTGATTGTTCATACCCTTATAGCGGAAAAGAAGGGATTTTGCCCGGTGTAGCTACAAATTTTGCATCAATGGGTTGGTTGCGCCTACATAAGAAAAAGATCATTAAAAAACCAAATACTTTAACTGAAAGTGAAGGTGCTTGTTTTTCTCTAGGATCTCAAACTGCAGCAGGAATGATTAGGCGGTCTCGAATTCTTGAGAACGGTGGAAATCCTTTAGTATTAAGCGCACGCTCAAATACCTCACTCTTTATTATTAAACAATTACTTTCTTACGGAATTACTCCACTTTGTTTATCAACATCAGATTGGAACGAAGATGAAATACAGGCAATACAACCTAGTCGCATTATGTCTTTGAGTAGCGCACTTAATAATGAAGCTAATAGTCTGGGCGATCAACAAATTACACATGTTTTTGATCCGTTTTTTGATATGAATATTGGCTATGCGTTACATTTCTTACAAACAGGTGGAACCTACATTACTTGTGGGATAAGAGATCAACATCCATTATTATCTAATGAAACTCCAAGGGATGCGGAGGCTACGGTCAGAGGAGCATTGGAGATGAGTATTGTGAAAAATGTTGCTATTTTG includes:
- a CDS encoding peptidase domain-containing ABC transporter; protein product: MKKIKLKPTLQLAQAECGLCCVRTILEAYDYQISITELRQIKEPGRDGLGLQKLKELFSHFGMEAKTYRIKDPQAFTVMDFPIIAFWKGYHFVCIESYSEHEVIIMDPSIGRVTIPHSEFLENLEEYVLVAKPGADFEKRSTSKLSQWKKEYIWPSNMINLYVKIAILSILLVGMTLAIPLFTQRLIDRGLNDVTSFATILGSLILAMFAMIALNYLRTFISIKIIYRFSWHLIGGAFTRVLSLGAKYFTVRAPGEIIYRLNSLTRIQHVLGSTLVQACLDFISSIAILGYIFWISPLLGTIVLSFILATFVFLVIGQSYVNAATDKELHEGTNAQSIQLDAVVSINSVKLGGYVQSYINDWKERFKRYLNATNNRMRIQQGIIGSILSGIQVFAPLIILVSSIYMAELGFLTLGQAIAVQSIVSLLFVYMNSIFTTASEIMVAMRYIVLAEDIFEYPKEHSVENSHEMESGSVSINNLSFSYTSDDVPAIKDINLDISDGETIALVGLSGSGKTTLGKVISSLFESTSGSIYFGGMEYHEYNLDTLRKSISYIPQEAHLHNRTIMENLKLGCQRTEGEIREFCDSLGFLDFIRKFPMGYNTVISETGANLSGGQRQRIHIARILLQTPKLLVMDEATSSLDNISQTIVYEALSSINCTKVVIAHRLATILNADRIVVLENGCIVEVGSHEELIVQDGLYAELFSAELKKESLECS
- a CDS encoding alcohol dehydrogenase catalytic domain-containing protein; this encodes MRSLVAINPNKKESMEYTELGTVKFGEVNILFGAIDCDQPTFDTANVKNDEYVLVRVTAFSCNYRDKALLVENYNSIIRSDRLFVPFGSEFSAEVVAVGKGVHEFEIGDGVISDCSYPYSGKEGILPGVATNFASMGWLRLHKKKIIKKPNTLTESEGACFSLGSQTAAGMIRRSRILENGGNPLVLSARSNTSLFIIKQLLSYGITPLCLSTSDWNEDEIQAIQPSRIMSLSSALNNEANSLGDQQITHVFDPFFDMNIGYALHFLQTGGTYITCGIRDQHPLLSNETPRDAEATVRGALEMSIVKNVAILGNCLGSREDLEGAIQLQNKNEMRIIIDEEYRIEQGVEFIQRSFFDSARFGKCVLLYSN
- the lanM gene encoding type 2 lanthipeptide synthetase LanM, translated to MQLVAEKLVYAVENLFADEINQTKDKVKEHLSKQNCVAHAEIASMDCLHTLLQYHVWRLCHKTFVYEFHKYRESLSYPADPSSSKIFDQYVSTIDKEIVSKWFEKYDFLKKMITQSVKNTRSFIESVSQHFSNDAALLLSKGLIKSGAKLQSITPLESDPHNGSKVNLCLEFESSIKLLYKPRSLEVDVLIDNLFSETLKFDALQGHSPVPRTINRDKYGWQEFVQHTSINQLETSDAYYNLGLCAAVFSCLGATDLHDENIIFNGTFPYFVDLETSLQPKYHDGRGHSLPELMQGRIMRSIANTSIIPAKQLTLPHEILIGAINTPYPQETNEMVFTLKNAGTDAIDLAKEKITVKRTTVPITLVGNQPPDPLPFQKDFLNGYSDGYEKVMDKREQIYSTLTHIECSVRVVIRPTSQYYFMLDACLFPENLIDETTINKVLHYLKPPKLVRDSEIAKKTLKEEIRSIKAGDIPHFSIKANDKRLYSMDFVSNDIFDVSPANNAITMLQELSEEKLIHDQRIIAEGYSEIRIHESKYKNIEDLGYQSPLFSNALQKVTKDNPDPLVELIQSLAITTKGDNAETGWIGGVYGNIPISYDSIALISLHDTGGILFLLEHMKEYKQSSQEYIELLNQANKGLSSLRHAFSAQLESAPKSIISGASSLDFVFGHHLTRAKEIEDVATQLLSEDTAIGDAFIGLTGLGLTLASFSNTPNETLRELESKIFIESSSAMLPSDGIAHGNLGTIWSQFRLSYALKNMEKCNQLLEQALQISFPNSAGWCNGNAGLLMVLAEMASLLNQPIDLYEVAKRSTELFKDRPVDLSICHGAAGVLQSLLFAYQALGDSWYLSLANQYWENTLNLAKTNGFYTGEKNRDYLLGYFLGWSGVADSALMLKMYNNNKSIWFPLNLSSVSYQQNYAYKINPPKRNLEEMSQ